In the Candidatus Rhodoblastus alkanivorans genome, one interval contains:
- a CDS encoding MmoB/DmpM family protein: protein MSQLASLTLYHNDEARPIIEAIIADNPGVRVLNMPGAVKLDCEGALVVKRASVEERLGREWDPQEIHLVLISMAGHLDEDDDQFSVSWKH, encoded by the coding sequence ATGTCGCAACTCGCGTCTCTCACCCTTTACCACAATGACGAAGCCCGCCCGATCATCGAGGCGATCATCGCCGACAATCCCGGCGTGCGCGTCCTCAACATGCCCGGCGCCGTGAAGCTCGACTGCGAGGGCGCGCTCGTCGTCAAGCGCGCCTCGGTCGAGGAGCGCCTCGGGCGCGAATGGGACCCGCAGGAAATCCACCTCGTGCTCATCTCGATGGCCGGCCATCTCGACGAGGACGACGACCAATTTTCCGTGAGCTGGAAACACTGA
- a CDS encoding aromatic/alkene/methane monooxygenase hydroxylase/oxygenase subunit alpha, which translates to MTAKKLGLKQRYAHMTRGLDWETSYQPIDKVFPYDQFEGIKIKDWSAWEDPFRLTMDAYWKFQAEKERKLYAVLDAFAQNNGQTGISDGRYMNVLKLFLTGISPEEYQSHRGFAFIGRHLRGVGPRVAAQQQSLDELRHVQTQIHTISHYNKFFNGMSEFPTMHDRVFYLSVPKSFFDDARSAGPFEYMIAIGFAFEYVLTNLLFVPFMSGAAYNGDMSTVTFGFSAQSDESRHMTLGIEVIKFLLEQHPDNLPIVQKWVDKWFWRGFRLLGLVAMMMDYMLPKPVMSWKEAWEIYFTEAGGALFQDLARYGLKMPKYHEVATEAAEHVGHQLYGLLYQLCHVAGLHAWMPDAKHMDWLSEKYPNTFDKYYRPRFEMWAQMEKEGKRFYYNGLLQLCHTCQLPMTFTEPGDPTTRCFRETQFKGNRYHFCSDGCKDIFDNEPEKYVQAWLPIQQIFQGNCGGPTVPDVLNWYQIKVGVDNAEYVGSEDHKLWESWKQDTAVSKAG; encoded by the coding sequence ATGACCGCCAAAAAACTCGGCCTCAAGCAGCGCTACGCCCATATGACGCGCGGGCTGGACTGGGAAACCAGCTACCAGCCGATCGACAAGGTTTTCCCCTACGACCAGTTCGAGGGCATCAAGATCAAGGACTGGTCGGCCTGGGAAGACCCGTTCCGTCTGACCATGGACGCCTATTGGAAATTCCAGGCGGAGAAAGAGCGCAAGCTCTATGCGGTGCTCGACGCCTTCGCCCAGAACAACGGCCAGACCGGCATTTCCGATGGGCGTTATATGAACGTCCTGAAACTCTTCCTCACCGGCATTTCGCCGGAGGAATATCAGTCGCATCGCGGCTTCGCCTTTATTGGCCGTCATTTGCGCGGCGTCGGCCCGCGCGTCGCGGCGCAGCAGCAATCGCTCGATGAGCTGCGCCATGTCCAGACGCAGATCCACACCATCAGCCATTACAACAAGTTTTTCAATGGCATGTCGGAATTTCCGACGATGCATGACCGCGTCTTCTATCTGTCGGTGCCGAAGAGCTTCTTCGACGACGCCCGGTCGGCGGGTCCGTTCGAATATATGATCGCGATCGGCTTCGCCTTCGAATATGTGCTGACCAATCTTCTGTTCGTGCCCTTCATGTCGGGCGCGGCCTATAATGGCGACATGTCCACGGTGACCTTCGGCTTCTCGGCGCAGTCCGACGAAAGCCGTCACATGACGCTCGGCATCGAAGTCATCAAGTTCCTGCTCGAACAGCACCCTGACAATCTGCCGATCGTGCAGAAATGGGTCGACAAATGGTTCTGGCGCGGCTTCCGGCTGCTGGGCCTCGTCGCCATGATGATGGACTATATGCTGCCCAAGCCGGTGATGTCCTGGAAGGAAGCCTGGGAAATCTATTTCACCGAAGCCGGCGGCGCCCTGTTCCAGGATCTCGCCCGCTATGGCCTGAAAATGCCGAAATATCATGAGGTGGCGACCGAAGCCGCTGAACATGTCGGTCATCAGCTCTATGGCCTGCTTTACCAGCTTTGCCACGTCGCCGGCCTTCACGCATGGATGCCGGACGCCAAGCATATGGACTGGCTGTCGGAGAAATATCCCAACACTTTCGACAAATATTACCGGCCGCGCTTCGAAATGTGGGCGCAGATGGAAAAAGAGGGCAAGCGCTTCTATTACAATGGCCTGCTCCAACTTTGCCACACCTGCCAGCTGCCCATGACTTTCACCGAGCCGGGCGACCCCACGACGCGCTGCTTCCGTGAAACGCAGTTCAAGGGCAACCGCTATCATTTCTGCTCGGACGGCTGCAAAGACATCTTCGACAACGAGCCGGAGAAATATGTTCAGGCCTGGCTCCCGATCCAGCAGATCTTCCAGGGCAATTGCGGCGGCCCGACGGTGCCGGACGTCCTGAACTGGTACCAGATCAAGGTTGGGGTCGATAACGCCGAATATGTCGGCTCGGAAGATCACAAGCTTTGGGAATCCTGGAAACAGGACACGGCGGTCAGCAAGGCCGGCTAA
- a CDS encoding phenol hydroxylase subunit P4, producing the protein MALKAITPDYEKYTENRDLPELYHGNLMIYVHWEHHISFVAAIALPLPPQTPFGAIKEAIGGVYGPHPDWAKIDWSHAIWKIDGKNATPDFDKSIADHGMGHKSLVRFWTPGLDGYHGSLN; encoded by the coding sequence ATGGCTTTGAAAGCAATCACGCCCGATTATGAGAAATATACCGAAAACCGGGACCTGCCGGAGCTCTATCACGGCAATCTGATGATCTATGTCCATTGGGAGCATCATATATCATTCGTCGCCGCGATCGCATTGCCGCTTCCGCCGCAGACGCCCTTCGGCGCCATCAAGGAAGCTATCGGCGGCGTCTACGGACCGCATCCGGATTGGGCGAAGATCGATTGGTCGCACGCGATCTGGAAAATCGACGGCAAAAATGCGACGCCCGATTTCGACAAGTCCATCGCCGACCACGGCATGGGACACAAGTCGCTGGTGCGCTTCTGGACGCCCGGCCTGGACGGCTATCATGGCAGTCTGAACTAA
- a CDS encoding NADH:ubiquinone reductase (Na(+)-transporting) subunit F, with product MIVRQLTIEPIGDEIEVAEGQTILDACLRAGVYLPHACGHGLCGTCKTQVLDGEIDHGEASPFALMDFERDEGFVLACTATLKSDVAIEADVEDDPDARRIPVRDFVGEVVALDDLTHDVKGVRLALRDGPIDFQAGQYVNVFLPGIEASRAFSIANPPSDSGHVELQIRRVPGGEATGYVHERLQLGDKLKITGPQGRFIVRKSRGGPLLFLAGGTGVSSPRSMILDLLEEGYAEPITLVHGVRAQADLYGRDEFEALARSHDNFHYAPALSHEPEPSEWRGDRGFVHDVAKRIFGGVFEGSTAYLCGPPPMIEACIATLMQGRLFEKHIFTERFFTAKDCAEKPKSPVFKRL from the coding sequence ATGATTGTCCGCCAACTCACCATCGAACCCATCGGCGACGAGATCGAGGTCGCGGAAGGGCAGACCATACTGGACGCCTGTCTGCGTGCGGGCGTCTATCTCCCGCACGCCTGCGGACATGGCCTGTGCGGCACCTGCAAGACCCAGGTGCTCGACGGCGAGATCGATCACGGCGAAGCCTCGCCCTTCGCCTTGATGGATTTCGAGCGCGACGAGGGCTTCGTCCTCGCCTGCACCGCGACGCTGAAAAGCGATGTCGCCATCGAGGCCGATGTCGAGGACGATCCCGACGCCCGCAGGATTCCGGTGCGCGATTTCGTCGGCGAAGTGGTCGCGCTGGACGACCTCACCCATGACGTGAAAGGCGTGCGCCTCGCCTTGCGGGACGGCCCGATCGATTTCCAGGCCGGGCAATATGTCAATGTCTTCCTGCCGGGGATCGAGGCCTCGCGCGCCTTTTCCATCGCCAATCCCCCCTCCGACAGCGGCCATGTCGAATTGCAGATCCGCCGCGTGCCGGGGGGCGAGGCGACGGGCTATGTCCACGAGAGATTGCAGCTTGGCGACAAGCTGAAGATCACCGGGCCGCAGGGCCGTTTCATCGTGCGCAAATCGCGCGGCGGGCCGCTGCTGTTCCTGGCCGGCGGCACCGGCGTCTCCAGCCCGCGATCGATGATCCTCGACCTGCTCGAAGAGGGCTATGCCGAGCCGATCACGCTCGTCCACGGCGTGCGCGCGCAAGCCGATCTTTATGGCCGCGACGAGTTCGAGGCGCTGGCGCGAAGCCACGACAATTTCCACTATGCGCCGGCTTTGTCGCATGAGCCCGAACCGAGCGAATGGCGCGGCGACCGCGGCTTTGTGCACGATGTCGCCAAGAGGATTTTCGGCGGCGTGTTCGAAGGTTCGACCGCCTATCTCTGCGGCCCGCCGCCGATGATCGAGGCATGCATCGCGACCCTGATGCAGGGCCGCCTGTTTGAAAAGCACATTTTCACCGAGCGCTTCTTCACCGCCAAGGATTGCGCGGAGAAGCCCAAAAGCCCCGTGTTCAAGAGGCTGTGA